In the genome of Trypanosoma brucei gambiense DAL972 chromosome 11, complete sequence, the window CAATGTCCTGGTCTTCCCCTAACCGCTCTAGTCCAGACTTCTCGTGCGTTTGCGTTCCCTGATTCCGCGCGAGTAACTGAAGGTAGGGATCCTCCGACCGCAGGTGGTAGTAATTGCGCAACGAAAGTGCCTCCTCAAAAGTGCGCTTGAGCCCTGCAAAGGCAATGTTTCGTTTAATCTCTGATGGGAGTTCGGTATTTCGCTGTTCTCGGTAGTAAGCACCACGCGGGGCTACGCGGCAGTGGTAATCGTGTGCCTCAACAAATAGCACGAGCCGTAGTGACTCCTTGTAACTCGCCGTGCTTCCCGTTAACTCATCGACCACACGATATTCATATGATGGATCACCCATGAAGGGGCCTCGCAGCTTGTACATGAGGGCTTGCTTATGCTTTGCTGTTTGTGTCATGTCCATACTCTTAGGGAATAGCGAGTCTGTGGTGCCGAGGTACACAAAGGAGTAGCCACCGTCCGTGGAGTAGTAAATGACGGGCTGTGCGACAAGGTCGTCATCAAACGCCTGAAGGATAATATAATCGCTTTTAAACCCGTAAACTTTCCCCCACAGAATCATGTTGCGCCGCTTGCACTTCACTGTGAGTAGTGGAAGTGATGTTGCGAGTGCAACCCGTTCACTAGTGGAAAAGACATGCCCTGTTGCGTGGGCAAATGCAAAAATATCAGCCAGTGACATAAGTAGCGCTACACAAGTTAAAAGGTAAAGGATTCCAAGGCACCAAAGATAGCAGATGGTGGAAGAGGAGAGATGAATAAGTGATATATTAACACGGTTCAAAGCAAGTGAAGGCAGGAGAGAGACAGCACTCAAGCGGGTACAACACGTCCACAAAAAGCAAGAAGTGCACCGTCATTAacactcacaaaaaaatgtatcCACATGGATGGGATACATGGTCAGTAGCAATCGTACACATCGCGCACGAAAAAAGCGATTCCGTTGCGCAAGTTTCAACTGTTATACGTCTTGCATTGACTTTCCATTTGACAGCTGCCAATAGTGAAAAGTTGCCCGAGGGCAATCAAAGAGTGGGTCGGAAAACATCGCGCACACCTCTATAACTTatggaaaaacaacactGTCCCTGCGGCTGTGCGGGGCTTTTTATGAGCCGTGCCACACGGTGCTGAGCTGCATGAAGCCGCTTGCTACCACTTCCGCCATCAGAATCGTTGCAGCTGGTGGTACTATTCTGTCCTGACGGCATCACGAACACCATGTTGTCATGGCACTTCTCTCCTCGCTTTTCTATTTCATTGTGATGCAGCACATCGTGCTGATGAGTAAGAAGAAGACGTGTGGAGAGGGCGTACGCCCATGAATCGCCTAGAGCTGGCACAAGAGTCCGGAAACCGCCATCCAGACCACGAATATCCCCCATACGTGTTGCCATTTGATTACTCACTACAATACAGAGGTTCAACTCCCGTGCATGATCTTGCAGTAGCTGTCCACATCTGAATAGCAACCTTGCGCGCTGCCAGCCAAGTTGTCTAGACGTCGGAATGCCACTGTTCATGCCGGTTGAATCATCAACGCCGGCCACGCTCTTGCCCACCGCCCCGTGACTTTCAGTAACGCCACCACTGTTGGAATTGACGTTCAACTGCAATAAAGAGCGAAAGGGAAATGCGATAGAGTCGATGATCACCATTCGGATCCCTGGGTGGGAGGCAATGTACGCGGGAAGTCCGTTCAGCAGTGCCATAAGAGACACTACATCCAACACGCGAACGTACTGTGTTCGCTGAAGAATATAATCTACTGTGAAAGAGCTAACTATTGCACCAAGCGGGGGTGGGACCGCAGCCTCAACCCTTCCCCTCTTGCGAGATTCTACTGAGGACGTGGTGCACGTCTGCTCTGCTGTCACCTCATTCATCGCACCATTGAGGAAAGATGCCTGCCTCACGCCGTTTTCCTCGTTTGTCACCCCAACATTACCTGCTCCGAGTCCTTCTTTCTCACGTTGTAGTACGATTTCCCTCACATGCCCCACGGCAGCTGATGCAATCTCCCGAAACCGTTCAGGTAAAAAGCTCCCCTCCGTGTCAATAAACAAACACCCGCCCTGTAGCCCACCAAGTTCCTTCGGCAAAACGCAATTCACCGCCAGCTGCATTGACAGTTGTGTTTTACCAACTCCCGGGGGTCCACAAATCTCCGTAAGGGTTCCCACTTGCAATCCACCACCCAAAAGAATATCAAGACTCCGGCAAAGTGTTGTTACATTTTCTATGCCTTTGGTTGCCTCAG includes:
- a CDS encoding recombinase rad51, putative; this translates as MSVEQCSSLTPSLKAKLQNAGFLWLRDLCRCAQGGVETTFNVGKFLDDSHLNAAAKRLQQNCSQLTHTEAIETARVVLPSAVCRTPAIRTLRELLDAEATKGIENVTTLCRSLDILLGGGLQVGTLTEICGPPGVGKTQLSMQLAVNCVLPKELGGLQGGCLFIDTEGSFLPERFREIASAAVGHVREIVLQREKEGLGAGNVGVTNEENGVRQASFLNGAMNEVTAEQTCTTSSVESRKRGRVEAAVPPPLGAIVSSFTVDYILQRTQYVRVLDVVSLMALLNGLPAYIASHPGIRMVIIDSIAFPFRSLLQLNVNSNSGGVTESHGAVGKSVAGVDDSTGMNSGIPTSRQLGWQRARLLFRCGQLLQDHARELNLCIVVSNQMATRMGDIRGLDGGFRTLVPALGDSWAYALSTRLLLTHQHDVLHHNEIEKRGEKCHDNMVFVMPSGQNSTTSCNDSDGGSGSKRLHAAQHRVARLIKSPAQPQGQCCFSISYRGVRDVFRPTL